CACAGGACAGGGAGGATACCCACGCGGCTCTGGACAGAGGGGATACGTTGGGCCTGCGCCGCCTTATGAACGAGCAGTTGGATACGGCCCTGTATTCTCAGGCGCATGTGCCCGTGCCCTCTGCGAAACTGGCAAAGGATCTGCTGGAAAATATCAAAAATCCAAACAGCCTAAGCAAGGCCGAGATCCAGCCCTTCGTGCGCAATCCCGTCACCAAGACAGCCCTTGTGCCTGGTTCCTCCCTCAAGGGGGCCTTGAGCACGCCGCTCATTGACAGCCTCGACCACGGCGCCCTGCTCAGGGCGGTGCAACAAGGGGACAAATATACTGGGGAGATGGAGCATCTGTTGGGCAACATCAAAGAACACAGTATGCAGGCGCTCAAGGTGTCGGATGTTCCCGTGCCGCCAGAAGGCACACGCATCGTGGCCGCTGTGGAGGTGCGGCGCGAGGGCGGCAAGCCTGGTACGCCCAAGACGCCCTGCGAGGCGCTGGCCCCCACCGGCTTCGGTGGTCTTCCGCTCTACGGTCGCTTGCTCATGGACATAGTGTCGGGCGTACCGCGTATCACCCTGCCCAAAGACCGGCCCGTCTCCCTCACAGAATTGGCGAGACTGTGCAACGCCTTCTATGGGAAGCGTTTTCGGGATGAGATGGACAAATTCTACCGCCTGCCTCACCTTACCGCCGTGGGCGAACGCCTCCAGCCTGTGCTACGCCGCATTGAGGGGCTCAACCCGGAACGGGAGCTCCTGCTGCGCGTGGGGCATTATTCCCATGTGGAGTGTGTCACCGTCAGCAACAATAAGCCGCAGGCGCGCAAGGGCTTTGGCAAGACGCGGACGCTGGCTGACAGGGAACTGCCCTTCGGCTGGGTGGTGCTGTCTTTTTGTCCTGAGGCGGAATACGAACAGGGGCTGGCGCGGGTGGAAGCGGCCATTGCCACAGCTGTACAAGAGCGGCAAGCCAAGCGCAGCGCACGGAATAAGGGACTTTGCCGCCTCCTTGATGCGCAGCGCAAGCTGGCGGAAGCCGCTGAACAGGCCCGGGCAAAGGCCGAGGAGGAACAGCAGCGCAAAGAACGCGCGGCTGCCGAACGCGCGAAGA
The genomic region above belongs to Desulfovibrio legallii and contains:
- a CDS encoding RAMP superfamily CRISPR-associated protein; translation: MYDRPHSSRFAAPSAGGRSVPRRWTRESFIPFRLEVLTPVFIGTGSDFSPLEYVIRAENGGHALHMVDTESWLLAAQDREDTHAALDRGDTLGLRRLMNEQLDTALYSQAHVPVPSAKLAKDLLENIKNPNSLSKAEIQPFVRNPVTKTALVPGSSLKGALSTPLIDSLDHGALLRAVQQGDKYTGEMEHLLGNIKEHSMQALKVSDVPVPPEGTRIVAAVEVRREGGKPGTPKTPCEALAPTGFGGLPLYGRLLMDIVSGVPRITLPKDRPVSLTELARLCNAFYGKRFRDEMDKFYRLPHLTAVGERLQPVLRRIEGLNPERELLLRVGHYSHVECVTVSNNKPQARKGFGKTRTLADRELPFGWVVLSFCPEAEYEQGLARVEAAIATAVQERQAKRSARNKGLCRLLDAQRKLAEAAEQARAKAEEEQQRKERAAAERAKMLAALSPDERSIAEVAESDATEKQSMDLYGRLSSLDGDVQTRAASALRDCWQRLGKWEGKLSKKQTEKVAAVKRILEG